From the Eleutherodactylus coqui strain aEleCoq1 chromosome 7, aEleCoq1.hap1, whole genome shotgun sequence genome, one window contains:
- the LOC136572380 gene encoding N-acetyltransferase 8-like isoform X3, producing MSDYFLRLYKDSDYDVARELFASGMKEHIGKAFQHAIRQPHIWLPALASLVLPALNLVSVTTFILAFTAALVAVWFGARYMYTSYIDHSLSDDMLDIGQYYMQRDGYCFWVVESTGGEVIGTVAAIPSSEPGGEKHLELKRLSVAKQHRGKGIAKVLCKTLMDFARKSGCEAVVLMTTYSQTGAWKLYEKLGFRQKKNSHFPGLLSKVLDFRFMIYQYDNPAV from the coding sequence ATGTCTGACTACTTCCTCCGACTCTACAAGGACTCTGACTACGATGTGGCCAGGGAACTGTTTGCTTCCGGAATGAAGGAGCACATTGGTAAAGCCTTTCAGCACGCGATACGGCAGCCACATATCTGGCTTCCAGCATTGGCCTCGTTGGTCCTTCCTGCTCTAAACCTTGTGTCTGTTACTACCTTCATCCTTGCCTTCACTGCGGCTCTAGTTGCAGTATGGTTCGGTGCCCGTTACATGTACACCTCCTATATAGATCACTCCCTCTCCGATGACATGTTGGACATCGGCCAATACTACATGCAGCGGGACGGTTACTGCTTCTGGGTGGTGGAGTCCACAGGCGGTGAGGTTATAGGGACCGTCGCTGCCATTCCTTCTTCTGAGCCCGGAGGAGAAAAACATCTGGAACTGAAGCGACTCTCTGTGGCCAAACAGCACAGAGGCAAAGGGATCGCCAAAGTGTTATGTAAGACGTTGATGGACTTTGCCCGGAAGAGCGGCTGTGAGGCCGTGGTCCTGATGACCACTTACTCACAAACTGGGGCCTGGAAATTGTACGAGAAGCTCGGCTTCAGGCAAAAAAAGAATTCTCACTTTCCTGGTCTTCTAAGTAAAGTCCTGGACTTCAGATTCATGATCTATCAATATGATAATCCAGCAGTATAG